From the genome of Methylomonas sp. UP202, one region includes:
- the bioF gene encoding 8-amino-7-oxononanoate synthase: MAGFYDFSGELGRLEQQGLYRRRRVVDGPQGVLLNVDGRRMVNFCSNDYLGLAADPRLVDAFQRGAERYGVGSGSAHLICGHSAAHHALEDALAEFTSRRRALLFSTGYMANVGTISALLGRGDTVLEDRLNHASLLDGGLLAGARFRRYHHADPADLAAKLATGSGKVLVVSDGVFSMDGDLAPLPALAALVGRHDAGLLIDDAHGFGVLGARGGGIVEHFGLSAEQVPILIGTLGKAFGTFGAFVAGSDDLIELLIQKARSYVFTTAMPPAVAEATRTALRIVRDETWRRERLRELIARFRQGAEQLGLPLMASETAIQPLPTGDSERAVALSKALAERGFWVGAIRPPTVPAGTARLRVTLTALHDDAQIDALLEALSELGA; the protein is encoded by the coding sequence ATGGCCGGTTTTTACGATTTTAGCGGCGAGCTGGGCCGGCTGGAGCAACAAGGTTTGTACCGGCGCCGCCGGGTCGTGGACGGCCCGCAAGGCGTGCTGCTGAACGTGGACGGGCGGCGGATGGTCAATTTTTGCAGCAACGACTATCTGGGCCTGGCCGCCGACCCGCGCCTGGTCGATGCCTTTCAGCGCGGCGCGGAACGCTACGGCGTCGGCAGCGGCTCCGCGCATTTAATTTGCGGGCATAGTGCCGCGCATCACGCGTTGGAGGACGCATTGGCCGAGTTCACCAGCCGGCGGCGGGCGTTGCTGTTTTCGACCGGTTACATGGCTAACGTCGGGACGATTTCGGCTTTGCTGGGGCGCGGCGATACGGTGCTGGAAGATCGGCTGAATCACGCATCGCTGCTGGACGGCGGTTTGCTGGCCGGTGCCCGGTTTCGCCGCTACCATCACGCCGACCCCGCCGATCTGGCCGCGAAACTGGCGACCGGATCGGGCAAGGTCTTGGTGGTCAGCGACGGGGTGTTCAGCATGGACGGCGATTTGGCGCCGCTGCCGGCATTGGCGGCATTGGTCGGCCGCCACGATGCCGGCTTGTTGATCGACGATGCCCACGGCTTCGGCGTGCTTGGCGCGCGCGGCGGCGGCATCGTCGAGCATTTCGGCTTGAGCGCCGAACAGGTGCCGATCTTGATCGGTACCTTGGGCAAGGCCTTCGGCACCTTCGGCGCCTTTGTCGCCGGTTCCGACGACCTGATCGAGCTGTTGATTCAAAAAGCCCGCAGCTATGTGTTCACGACGGCGATGCCGCCGGCGGTCGCCGAGGCCACGCGTACCGCGTTGCGCATCGTGCGCGACGAAACCTGGCGGCGCGAGCGCTTGCGCGAGCTGATCGCGCGTTTCCGGCAAGGCGCCGAGCAACTGGGTTTGCCGTTGATGGCTTCCGAAACCGCGATCCAACCGCTGCCGACCGGCGACAGCGAGCGCGCGGTCGCATTGAGTAAAGCGTTGGCCGAGCGGGGCTTTTGGGTCGGCGCGATTCGGCCGCCGACGGTGCCGGCCGGCACCGCCCGTTTACGGGTGACCTTGACGGCTCTGCACGACGACGCGCAAATCGATGCCTTGCTGGAGGCTTTGAGCGAGCTGGGCGCATGA
- a CDS encoding FAD:protein FMN transferase, protein MKPKKPSKRRPLTFYRREFQAMGTPCEIQLFASSAAAAGAAADAAIADVRRLEARYSRYRDDSFLSEINRTAALGGSIAVDDETASLLDYALTCYEQSEGLFDVTSGILRRAWKFDAGRLPEPAMLAALLEKVGWHRLCWRRPELTFSVAGMEIDFGGVVKEYAADCAATICRKHGVQRGVVNLGGDIRVIGPRGDGSPWRVGIRDPRRRGGLLDTLNLYEGAVASSGDYERCMVIDQVRYGHILNPKTGWPVRHLAAVTVVGDFCVVAGSASTIAMLKEGDGVEWLEQLNLPHLWVDVAGRGGGSLFGPAEPAAQGAGSLR, encoded by the coding sequence ATGAAACCGAAAAAACCCAGCAAACGCCGTCCGTTAACGTTTTACCGCCGCGAATTCCAAGCGATGGGAACGCCGTGCGAAATTCAATTGTTCGCGAGCAGCGCGGCGGCGGCCGGCGCGGCGGCGGATGCGGCGATCGCGGATGTGCGGCGCCTGGAGGCACGCTATTCCCGTTACCGGGACGATAGTTTTTTATCGGAGATCAACCGGACTGCGGCGCTTGGCGGTTCGATCGCGGTGGACGACGAAACCGCCAGCTTGCTGGATTATGCGCTGACCTGCTACGAGCAAAGCGAGGGCTTGTTCGACGTGACCTCCGGAATTTTGCGCCGGGCCTGGAAATTCGATGCCGGCCGTTTGCCCGAGCCGGCCATGCTGGCGGCGTTGCTGGAGAAGGTGGGCTGGCACCGGCTGTGCTGGCGCCGGCCGGAATTGACGTTTTCGGTCGCCGGCATGGAAATCGATTTCGGCGGCGTCGTCAAGGAATACGCCGCCGATTGCGCGGCGACGATCTGCCGCAAGCACGGGGTTCAGCGCGGGGTCGTGAATTTGGGCGGCGATATTCGGGTGATCGGTCCGCGCGGCGACGGCAGTCCCTGGCGGGTGGGTATTCGCGATCCGCGCCGGCGGGGCGGCTTGCTGGATACCTTGAACTTGTACGAGGGCGCGGTGGCCAGCAGCGGCGATTACGAGCGCTGCATGGTCATCGACCAGGTGCGGTACGGGCATATTTTGAACCCGAAGACCGGCTGGCCGGTACGGCATTTGGCGGCGGTGACGGTGGTCGGCGATTTTTGCGTGGTGGCCGGTAGCGCTTCGACGATCGCGATGCTGAAGGAAGGCGACGGCGTCGAGTGGTTGGAGCAGCTGAATCTGCCGCATTTATGGGTTGATGTGGCCGGTCGAGGCGGAGGGTCGTTGTTCGGTCCGGCCGAGCCAGCGGCGCAGGGCGCGGGTTCGCTGCGCTGA
- a CDS encoding porin, which yields MTHVKRRLLVGAIGSALFGAADAQAADAQALEQRIRELEARLERFEKAAAAPTAVAPVAQSNPEVEKLNRKINTLERKLEVDKEVAASAASRAPKVEGGSDGFRISSADGKHQVRIRGAVQTDARFFTGGSWTGATAANGISGGAETDKFELKQARIWLEGKFWDSLYFKIMPDFAATNILPDAYLDYAYLPYASLSVGKQKTPLSLERLQGDSDGMFLERAFPTYLASNRDVGVMLHGSFATPGYKADYAGPVDFRNFVSYQVGVFNGSGDDGSIDKNSPDTDDDKEFVGRLWVHPFQHGGNSWLEGLGLGVAGTWERPSLQALKNQGTPIGRSTFLNYNSLRSAYTGTLQADGVHYRVYPQAYWYAGPFGIMGEYVLSAQEVIATRAGQSIPGVRSQLNNTAWQVQLSYVLTGEDNTFQSVKPIRPFNPLEGSWGALQVAARWSELNVDATAFNYLNPAKSAKHATAWAVGFNWFLNQNARIMADYEQTYFDGGAGLSAAAFTNRPSENVFGTRFQLAF from the coding sequence ATGACTCATGTTAAACGCCGCCTATTGGTGGGCGCGATCGGCTCGGCGCTATTCGGCGCCGCCGATGCCCAGGCCGCCGACGCCCAAGCGCTGGAGCAGCGCATTCGCGAACTGGAAGCCAGACTGGAACGCTTCGAGAAAGCGGCCGCCGCGCCGACCGCTGTCGCACCGGTCGCGCAGTCGAATCCGGAAGTCGAAAAGCTCAATCGCAAGATCAATACGCTGGAACGCAAATTGGAAGTGGACAAGGAAGTGGCCGCCAGCGCCGCCAGCCGCGCGCCTAAAGTCGAGGGCGGCAGCGACGGCTTTCGGATTTCCTCGGCCGACGGTAAGCATCAAGTCCGGATTCGCGGCGCGGTACAAACCGACGCGCGCTTTTTCACCGGCGGTAGTTGGACCGGGGCGACCGCCGCCAATGGTATCAGCGGCGGCGCGGAGACTGACAAGTTCGAGTTGAAGCAAGCCCGGATTTGGTTGGAAGGTAAATTCTGGGACAGCTTGTACTTCAAAATCATGCCGGATTTCGCGGCCACCAATATCCTGCCGGACGCCTACCTGGATTACGCCTATTTGCCCTACGCCAGCTTGAGCGTCGGTAAACAAAAAACGCCGCTGAGTTTGGAGCGTTTGCAAGGCGACTCGGACGGCATGTTTCTGGAACGCGCGTTCCCGACCTATCTGGCCAGCAACCGGGACGTCGGCGTGATGTTGCACGGGTCGTTCGCCACCCCGGGTTACAAGGCGGATTACGCGGGCCCGGTGGATTTTCGCAACTTCGTCAGCTATCAAGTCGGCGTCTTTAACGGTTCCGGCGACGACGGCAGCATCGATAAAAACTCGCCGGATACCGACGACGACAAGGAATTTGTCGGCCGCTTATGGGTACATCCGTTCCAACACGGCGGTAACAGCTGGCTGGAAGGTTTGGGCTTAGGCGTTGCCGGTACTTGGGAGCGGCCCAGCTTGCAAGCCTTGAAAAATCAGGGCACGCCGATAGGGCGATCAACGTTCTTGAATTACAACAGTTTGCGAAGCGCCTATACCGGTACTCTACAGGCCGATGGCGTGCATTACCGGGTTTACCCGCAAGCCTATTGGTATGCCGGTCCGTTCGGCATCATGGGCGAATACGTGTTGTCGGCTCAGGAAGTCATCGCCACTCGGGCAGGTCAAAGCATCCCCGGCGTGCGTAGCCAACTCAACAATACGGCGTGGCAAGTGCAGCTTTCCTACGTGCTGACCGGCGAAGACAACACCTTCCAAAGCGTCAAGCCGATTCGGCCGTTCAATCCGTTGGAAGGTAGTTGGGGCGCCTTGCAAGTGGCGGCGCGCTGGAGCGAATTAAATGTCGACGCCACCGCGTTCAATTATTTGAATCCGGCTAAGTCGGCCAAACACGCCACGGCCTGGGCGGTGGGTTTCAACTGGTTCCTAAACCAAAATGCCCGAATCATGGCCGATTACGAGCAAACCTACTTCGACGGTGGTGCGGGATTATCGGCCGCGGCATTCACCAATCGTCCGTCGGAGAACGTATTCGGCACCCGCTTCCAATTGGCGTTTTAA
- the cysK gene encoding cysteine synthase A, whose translation MANWFTDNSASIGRTPLVRLNRIGRELPATIFAKIESRNPAYSVKCRVGAAMVWAAERQGLLKPGVTLIEATSGNSGIALAAVAAARGIPITLTMPDTMSRERRVLLGAYGAKLLLTDGRLGMRGAVEAAERLAAADPDRYLLLEQFKNPANPAIHEQTTGPEIWQDSAGAVDVFVAGVGTGGTITGSGRFLKRQGKRIETVAVEPAASPVLSQTRAGQVLQPGAHGIQGIGAGFVPAILDLDLIDRIETASETEAVEYARRLAKEEGILAGLSSGAALAVTMRLAALPDYAGLSFVVMLPDSGERYLSSALFGA comes from the coding sequence ATGGCTAACTGGTTTACCGACAATTCCGCTTCGATAGGCCGCACGCCGCTGGTCCGGCTGAATCGGATCGGCCGCGAGCTGCCGGCGACGATCTTCGCCAAAATCGAAAGCCGCAATCCGGCCTATTCGGTGAAATGCCGGGTCGGCGCGGCGATGGTTTGGGCCGCCGAACGGCAGGGCTTGCTCAAGCCCGGCGTGACCTTGATCGAAGCCACCAGCGGCAATTCCGGCATCGCATTGGCGGCAGTGGCCGCCGCGCGCGGCATTCCGATCACGCTGACGATGCCGGATACGATGAGCCGCGAACGCCGGGTGTTGCTGGGCGCCTACGGTGCCAAACTGTTGTTGACCGACGGCAGACTGGGCATGCGCGGCGCGGTAGAAGCGGCTGAACGGCTGGCCGCGGCCGATCCCGATCGCTATTTGCTGCTGGAGCAATTTAAAAATCCGGCCAATCCGGCGATACACGAACAAACCACCGGCCCGGAAATCTGGCAAGACAGCGCCGGCGCGGTCGATGTGTTCGTCGCCGGGGTCGGCACCGGCGGCACCATCACCGGCAGCGGACGCTTTCTAAAGCGCCAGGGCAAGCGGATCGAAACCGTGGCGGTGGAACCGGCCGCCAGCCCGGTGCTGAGCCAAACCCGCGCCGGACAGGTCTTACAGCCCGGTGCCCACGGCATTCAAGGCATAGGTGCCGGCTTCGTGCCGGCGATACTCGACCTGGACCTGATCGATCGAATCGAAACCGCCAGCGAAACCGAGGCCGTCGAATACGCCCGTCGTTTGGCCAAGGAAGAGGGAATACTGGCCGGCTTGTCCAGCGGCGCCGCGTTGGCCGTGACGATGCGCTTGGCCGCGTTGCCCGATTACGCCGGACTAAGCTTCGTCGTCATGCTGCCGGATTCCGGCGAACGCTATTTAAGCTCGGCCTTGTTCGGCGCTTGA
- a CDS encoding TlpA disulfide reductase family protein, whose translation MSNALLKDLMWFKHRPAAWALAFGLGMTAAQADAAAVDRAAPACALQGMADGKALHLQQFKNQVVYVDFWASWCGPCMQSFPFMNELQRQHGAQGLQVVAVNLDDAAADAQAFLTKVRPGFAVAADASRQCAKDFAVEAMPSSFLIDRQGKLRYIHKGFRSGEVDELQGVLKQLLAEPASL comes from the coding sequence ATGAGCAATGCATTGCTAAAGGATTTGATGTGGTTTAAGCACCGGCCGGCGGCCTGGGCGCTGGCGTTCGGTTTGGGGATGACGGCCGCGCAAGCCGACGCGGCGGCGGTCGATCGGGCCGCGCCGGCTTGCGCGTTACAGGGCATGGCGGACGGCAAGGCCTTGCACTTGCAACAGTTCAAGAATCAAGTCGTGTATGTCGATTTTTGGGCGTCCTGGTGCGGGCCGTGCATGCAATCGTTTCCGTTTATGAACGAGTTGCAGCGCCAACACGGCGCCCAGGGCTTGCAAGTGGTCGCGGTCAATCTGGACGACGCCGCCGCCGATGCCCAGGCGTTTTTGACCAAGGTCCGCCCCGGTTTCGCGGTGGCCGCCGATGCGAGCAGGCAGTGCGCCAAGGACTTTGCGGTGGAGGCCATGCCGTCGTCGTTTTTGATCGACCGCCAGGGCAAGCTGCGCTACATCCATAAGGGTTTCCGGTCCGGCGAGGTGGACGAATTGCAAGGCGTCCTCAAGCAATTGCTGGCCGAGCCGGCCAGCTTGTAG
- a CDS encoding ComF family protein, producing MVNHWLNIIQNLLLPPRCVLCGAPGHAGLDLCAGCLDDLPRNVSCCYRCGEPFETRHPQPVLCGRCLSKTPAFDETYAPFLYRSHLRFLVSRLKFQRDYKNARVLAGLLAAHAGTQAERPECLIPVPLHRGRYRERGFNQAIEIARHLSNELKIPLDSRSCQRVRDTGHQIALPAKQRRKNLRNAFRATRPLPYRHVAIVDDVMTTGATVAALATALKRAGVGRVDVWVCARA from the coding sequence ATGGTAAACCATTGGCTAAACATTATACAGAATTTGCTATTACCGCCGCGCTGCGTATTATGCGGCGCGCCCGGCCATGCCGGCCTGGACTTGTGCGCCGGCTGCCTGGACGACCTGCCCCGTAACGTTTCCTGCTGCTACCGCTGCGGCGAACCGTTCGAAACCCGCCATCCTCAACCGGTGCTGTGCGGGCGCTGCCTGAGCAAAACGCCGGCCTTCGACGAGACCTACGCGCCGTTTTTGTACCGCAGTCATTTACGCTTTTTGGTGAGCCGTCTGAAATTCCAGCGCGACTACAAGAATGCCCGAGTGCTGGCCGGCTTGCTGGCGGCCCACGCCGGAACCCAGGCCGAACGGCCGGAATGCCTGATCCCGGTGCCGCTGCATCGCGGACGCTACCGCGAACGCGGCTTCAACCAGGCCATCGAAATCGCCCGGCATTTATCAAACGAATTGAAGATTCCGCTGGATTCGCGGAGCTGCCAACGAGTGCGGGATACCGGCCATCAAATCGCGTTGCCGGCTAAGCAGCGCCGCAAGAATCTGCGCAACGCCTTCCGCGCCACGCGGCCGTTACCTTACCGCCACGTCGCCATCGTCGATGACGTGATGACCACCGGCGCCACCGTCGCCGCGCTGGCAACAGCATTGAAGCGAGCCGGCGTCGGCCGGGTGGATGTCTGGGTCTGCGCCCGAGCCTAA
- a CDS encoding EAL domain-containing protein has protein sequence MVQTTIEAIRDDLERVLYLDLDEFKLEVEAAQVLSRYIGLRLRSEFQPIYDTSTSEGLLGYEALLRPSTGIEAVSPDFAFGWADNQDKLVKLDRVARTLHMLNYLELPEERGQLFLNVHPKLLVSVNTHGKVFEHILHLHSVPTTQVVLEIMENAVEADRALAEAVDNYRDRGFKIAIDHFGSRHSNLDRLWHLAPDYVKFDAGIIREAERGGKIRRVLPKLIEVVQALGAQPVIEGIENEIQLDIALDAGGKLLQGYYLGRPAPAAAWHQVKAARRENPLMPGAPHHFGSFSVSAQYGM, from the coding sequence ATGGTGCAAACCACGATCGAAGCGATACGGGACGACCTGGAACGGGTACTATATCTGGACCTGGACGAATTCAAACTGGAAGTGGAAGCGGCGCAAGTGCTGAGCCGTTACATCGGTCTGCGCTTGCGTAGCGAGTTTCAACCGATCTACGATACCTCGACCTCGGAGGGCTTGTTGGGATACGAAGCCCTGCTTAGGCCTTCGACCGGCATCGAAGCGGTGTCGCCGGACTTCGCATTCGGTTGGGCCGATAATCAAGATAAATTGGTGAAGTTGGACCGGGTGGCGCGCACCTTGCACATGCTCAATTATCTGGAGTTGCCCGAGGAGCGCGGCCAATTGTTTTTGAACGTCCATCCCAAGCTGTTGGTCAGCGTCAATACTCACGGCAAGGTGTTCGAACATATTCTGCATCTGCATTCGGTGCCGACCACCCAAGTGGTGTTGGAAATCATGGAAAACGCGGTCGAGGCCGATCGGGCCTTGGCCGAAGCGGTGGACAATTATCGCGACCGTGGTTTCAAGATCGCCATCGACCACTTCGGCAGCCGCCACTCCAACCTGGACCGGCTCTGGCATTTGGCACCGGATTACGTCAAATTCGACGCCGGCATCATTCGGGAAGCCGAGCGCGGCGGTAAAATCCGCCGGGTGTTGCCGAAGTTGATCGAGGTGGTCCAGGCCTTGGGCGCTCAGCCGGTCATCGAAGGCATCGAAAACGAAATCCAGCTCGACATCGCGCTGGATGCCGGCGGCAAATTGTTGCAAGGTTATTATTTGGGCCGGCCCGCGCCGGCCGCCGCCTGGCACCAAGTCAAGGCGGCGCGCCGGGAAAACCCGTTGATGCCGGGCGCGCCGCATCATTTCGGCAGTTTCAGCGTCTCCGCCCAATACGGCATGTAA
- the bioB gene encoding biotin synthase BioB has protein sequence MSASQKPSNHVANLRHDWQLAEVETLFALPFNDLIFQAQTAHRAFFDPNEIQVSSLLSIKTGSCSEDCGYCPQSARYDSDLTPEALMPVEAVLQAAQQAQAQGASRFCMGAAWRSPKDRDIERVVEMVKGVKALGMETCVTLGMLTDRQTQALKDGGLDYYNHNLDTSEDYYSEIITTRTYQDRLDTLERVREAGINVCCGGIVGMGESEVDRAKLLLQLANLPKHPESVPINMLVQVEGTPLHGTATLDPLVFVRTVAVARIMMPESRVRLSAGRTAMSDEMQALCFLAGANSIFYGDKLLTTDNPMTSHDRQLFQRLGVRMGGSSYA, from the coding sequence ATGTCCGCCAGCCAGAAACCTTCGAACCACGTCGCCAACCTTCGTCACGATTGGCAATTGGCCGAGGTCGAGACCTTGTTCGCATTGCCGTTCAACGATTTGATTTTTCAGGCCCAGACCGCGCATCGGGCGTTCTTCGATCCCAACGAGATTCAGGTTAGCAGCCTGTTGAGCATCAAGACCGGTTCCTGCTCGGAAGATTGCGGCTATTGCCCGCAAAGCGCCCGCTACGATTCCGATCTGACGCCGGAGGCGCTGATGCCGGTCGAAGCGGTCTTGCAAGCCGCGCAACAAGCGCAGGCACAGGGTGCTTCGCGGTTTTGCATGGGCGCCGCCTGGCGCAGCCCGAAGGATAGAGACATCGAGCGGGTCGTCGAGATGGTCAAGGGCGTCAAGGCGCTGGGCATGGAAACCTGCGTGACCTTGGGCATGCTGACCGACCGGCAAACCCAAGCCTTGAAGGACGGCGGCCTGGATTATTACAACCACAATCTCGATACCTCCGAGGACTATTACTCGGAAATCATCACCACCCGGACCTATCAGGACCGGTTGGATACGCTGGAGCGGGTGCGCGAGGCCGGCATCAATGTCTGCTGCGGCGGCATCGTCGGCATGGGCGAGTCGGAGGTCGATCGAGCCAAATTATTGCTGCAATTGGCGAATCTGCCCAAGCATCCGGAGAGCGTGCCGATCAATATGCTGGTGCAAGTCGAAGGGACGCCGCTGCACGGCACCGCTACGCTGGACCCGCTGGTGTTCGTGCGCACCGTGGCGGTGGCCAGGATCATGATGCCGGAATCGCGGGTTCGCTTGTCGGCCGGCCGGACCGCGATGAGCGACGAGATGCAGGCCTTGTGCTTTCTGGCCGGGGCCAACTCGATTTTCTACGGCGATAAACTGCTGACCACCGACAATCCGATGACCAGCCACGACCGGCAATTGTTTCAGCGCTTGGGCGTGCGGATGGGCGGCTCCAGTTACGCTTGA
- a CDS encoding sulfate ABC transporter substrate-binding protein produces MKNRLFGLIAVTLLTAAASKTFAADVTLLNVSYDPTREFYKEYNQAFAKYWKGKAGDNVTVNQSHGGGGKQARAVLDGLEADVVTLAISADIDQLARRNLIPEKWQSQLPNNSSPYTSTIVFVVRKGNPQHIKDWSDLIKPGLSVVTPNPKTSGGARWNYMAAWAYALKHNNNSEEAAKDFVGKLFKNTSVLDTGARGSTTTFAERDIGDVLITWENEAYLVLKEFGADKYEVVTPSFSILAEPPVTVVEDVARKHGTTEVATEYLKYLYGKEGQEIIAKNFYRPIDKDVAAKYAKQFPALELVTIAQLGGWPENQAKHFADDGIFDKIYGR; encoded by the coding sequence ATGAAGAACAGATTATTCGGTTTGATTGCCGTCACCCTATTGACGGCGGCGGCAAGCAAGACCTTCGCGGCGGACGTGACCTTGTTGAACGTGTCCTACGATCCGACCCGCGAATTCTATAAAGAATACAACCAAGCTTTCGCCAAATACTGGAAAGGCAAAGCCGGCGACAACGTGACTGTCAACCAGTCGCACGGCGGCGGCGGCAAGCAGGCCAGGGCGGTGTTGGACGGTCTGGAGGCGGACGTCGTCACGCTGGCGATTTCGGCGGACATCGACCAATTGGCGCGCCGCAACCTGATTCCGGAAAAGTGGCAAAGCCAATTGCCCAACAACAGCTCGCCCTATACCTCGACCATCGTGTTCGTGGTGCGCAAGGGCAATCCGCAGCATATTAAAGATTGGAGCGACTTGATCAAGCCCGGCCTCAGCGTGGTCACGCCGAATCCGAAAACCTCCGGCGGCGCGCGTTGGAATTACATGGCGGCCTGGGCCTATGCCCTGAAACATAACAACAATAGCGAAGAAGCGGCCAAGGACTTCGTCGGCAAATTGTTCAAGAACACTTCGGTACTGGATACCGGCGCGCGCGGTTCCACCACCACCTTTGCCGAGCGCGACATTGGCGACGTGTTGATTACCTGGGAAAACGAAGCCTATTTGGTATTGAAGGAATTCGGCGCCGACAAATACGAAGTCGTCACGCCGAGCTTCAGCATCCTGGCCGAACCGCCGGTGACCGTCGTCGAAGACGTGGCCCGCAAACACGGCACCACCGAAGTTGCGACCGAATACCTGAAATATTTGTACGGCAAGGAAGGCCAGGAAATCATCGCGAAAAACTTCTACCGCCCGATCGATAAGGACGTGGCGGCCAAATACGCCAAACAATTCCCGGCGCTGGAGTTAGTGACGATCGCGCAGTTGGGCGGTTGGCCGGAGAACCAAGCGAAACACTTCGCCGACGACGGCATATTCGACAAGATTTACGGACGCTGA
- a CDS encoding alkaline phosphatase family protein has protein sequence MQTTKFHTLYPLTTAIASALMLSAPAQAQDEHKTATPIKHVIVIVGENHTFDNLFGAYQPKRGQHIDNLLSKGIITADGEPGPRFDLAKQRVGSATDRYRVVTESIGDYDLGLPQPYTTYAIGQTAGILDNRFPSNLPNGPYQISKYAPYNEYTGDPVHRFFQMWQDLDGGKHDKFVWVEESIGTGSDGKPYPAGGFNPMEGAISMGFYNMNTGDAPIFKALADTYAISDNYHQSVQGGTGANFLALVTGHAAYFTHPTKLDGSAAKPWANQIENPNPVAGSNNYYTQDGYGGGSYVNCADSAQPGVAAVNAELIRQGLRKNNCEKDHYYLVNNYNLYWNQTSASPRSLGADQFTLPPQSLRTIADVLTAHNVSWKYYSADRGDDATTFAGGVNGIPLLFHAYCGICDPLTGFSSIMKNPAEEAKLQNYSAFLTDVANGTLPAVSYVRPFEALAGHPADSTADQYEMFLQDLIAQVKSNPALWASTAIVVTTDEGGGYYDSGYVQAVDFFGDGTRIPLLVVSPYAKKGHVDHTYNDHASILKFIERNWHLPTISPRSRDNLPNPLARAENPYRPVNGPAIGDLMTLFDFDRDDRHHDRD, from the coding sequence ATGCAAACCACGAAATTCCACACTCTCTATCCGCTGACGACGGCTATCGCGTCGGCGTTAATGCTTAGCGCCCCGGCGCAAGCGCAAGACGAACATAAAACCGCCACGCCGATCAAACACGTGATCGTCATCGTTGGCGAAAACCACACCTTCGACAACCTGTTCGGCGCCTACCAACCCAAACGCGGCCAACATATCGACAACCTGCTCAGCAAAGGCATCATCACCGCCGACGGCGAACCCGGCCCCCGCTTCGATCTGGCCAAGCAACGGGTCGGCAGCGCCACCGACCGCTACCGGGTCGTCACCGAATCCATCGGCGATTACGACCTCGGCCTACCGCAACCCTACACCACCTACGCCATCGGCCAAACCGCCGGCATCTTGGATAACCGCTTTCCCAGCAACCTGCCCAACGGCCCCTATCAAATCAGCAAATACGCGCCTTACAACGAATACACCGGCGACCCGGTGCATCGGTTCTTTCAAATGTGGCAAGACCTGGACGGCGGCAAACACGACAAATTCGTATGGGTCGAAGAAAGCATCGGTACCGGCTCCGACGGCAAACCCTACCCGGCGGGCGGCTTCAATCCGATGGAAGGCGCCATTTCGATGGGCTTTTACAATATGAATACCGGCGACGCGCCGATCTTCAAAGCCCTCGCCGACACCTACGCCATCAGCGACAACTACCATCAATCGGTCCAGGGCGGTACCGGCGCCAATTTCCTGGCCCTGGTGACCGGCCACGCGGCCTATTTCACCCATCCGACCAAGCTCGACGGCAGTGCCGCCAAACCTTGGGCCAACCAAATCGAAAACCCCAATCCGGTGGCCGGCAGCAACAACTACTACACCCAGGACGGTTACGGCGGCGGCTCCTACGTCAATTGCGCCGATTCGGCCCAACCGGGCGTCGCGGCCGTCAACGCCGAGCTGATCCGCCAAGGCCTGCGCAAAAACAATTGCGAAAAAGACCATTACTATCTGGTCAACAACTACAACTTGTATTGGAACCAAACCAGCGCCAGCCCCCGCTCGCTCGGCGCCGACCAATTCACGCTGCCGCCGCAAAGCCTGCGTACCATTGCCGACGTACTGACCGCTCATAACGTCTCCTGGAAATATTACAGTGCCGACCGGGGCGACGACGCCACCACCTTTGCCGGCGGCGTCAACGGCATACCGTTGCTGTTCCACGCCTACTGCGGCATCTGCGACCCGCTGACCGGATTCAGCAGCATCATGAAAAACCCGGCGGAAGAAGCCAAGCTGCAAAACTACTCCGCCTTCCTGACCGACGTTGCCAACGGCACCTTGCCGGCGGTGTCTTACGTACGCCCCTTCGAAGCCCTGGCCGGCCATCCCGCCGACTCCACCGCCGATCAATACGAAATGTTCTTGCAAGACCTGATCGCTCAAGTCAAGAGCAACCCGGCGCTGTGGGCATCCACCGCCATCGTCGTCACCACCGACGAAGGCGGCGGCTATTACGACTCCGGCTATGTGCAAGCCGTCGATTTCTTCGGCGACGGCACCCGGATTCCGCTACTGGTGGTATCGCCCTACGCCAAGAAAGGCCACGTCGACCATACCTACAACGATCATGCGTCGATCTTGAAATTCATCGAACGCAACTGGCACTTGCCGACGATTTCGCCGCGTAGCCGCGACAATCTGCCCAATCCGCTGGCGCGCGCCGAAAACCCTTACCGGCCCGTGAACGGCCCGGCGATCGGCGACTTGATGACGCTGTTCGACTTCGACCGGGACGACCGCCACCACGACCGCGACTAG